In Amphiprion ocellaris isolate individual 3 ecotype Okinawa chromosome 3, ASM2253959v1, whole genome shotgun sequence, one genomic interval encodes:
- the LOC111566197 gene encoding zona pellucida sperm-binding protein 3-like, whose product MIDMMLTIRIPLCLFCGALAAAAQDFYRNVHPADHRFTGLRPERPVVQEPAAVQQKQSFQEPLSWRFPEPPAEEEPQFPPNFELKPPAAADSVTAVCGESSVRVEAKRDLLGIGKPVQAADLTLGGCASTWEDPEVLVFESELHSCGSQLMMSEDSFIYIFTLFYTPSPLGDSPIIRTVDFSISIQCHYQRKHDVSSGELKPTWTPFSGTKASEENLYFSLTLMTDDWQFPRPSAQFLLGDKMRFEASVKQFHHVPLRVTVDSCVATVVPNIDTVPRYAFLGNNGCLFDSQLTGSSSQFLPRSQDDKLQFEMEAFKFQQDNSGVMYITCSLRATAAAAVDTINKACSFSNGWKEASGSHHACSCCDTSCGTSIKSDLTGAGAQWEHETAVGPITVKEKPLSRGEK is encoded by the exons ATGATCGACATGATGCTGACAATCAGGATCCCTCTCTGCCTATTCTGTGGAGctttagcagcagcagctcaggacTTCTACCGGAATGTCCACCCTGCAGACCACAGGTTTACAGGCCTGAGACCAGAGCGGCCTGTAGTCCAAGAACCAGCAG CTGTCCAACAGAAGCAATCTTTTCAAGAACCGTTGTCTTGGAGGTTCCCAGAACCACCGGCTGAAGAGGAGCCTCAGTTCCCTCCAAATTTTGAACTGAAGCCACCGGCAGCAGCTGACAGCGTCACGGCCGTCTGCGGGGAGAGCTCCGTCCGAGTGGAGGCCAAGAGAGACCTGCTGGGGATTGGTAAACCAGTCCAGGCTGCAGACCTCACACTGGGAGGATGTGCTTCCACATGGGAGGATCCAGAGGTCCTGGTCTTTGAATCCGAGCTGCACAGTTGTGGCAGCCAGCTGATG atgtCTGAGGACTCGTTCATCTACATCTTCACACTGTTCTACACTCCCAGCCCTCTGGGAGACAGTCCCATCATCCGAACCGTAGACTTCTCAATCAGCATTCAGTGCCACTACCAGAG gAAGCATGACGTGAGCAGCGGAGAGCTCAAGCCGACCTGGACTCCATTCAGTGGCACCAAAGCTTCAGAAGAGAATCTCTACTTTTCCCTCACACTCATGACTG ATGATTGGCAGTTCCCTCGTCCATCTGCTCAGTTCCTCCTGGGAGACAAGATGAGGTTTGAAGCTTCAGTCAAACAATTTCATCACGTCCCTCTCAGAGTGACTGTGGACAGCTGTGTGGCGACAGTGGTCCCAAACATTGACACCGTCCCTCGATATGCCTTCCTGGGAAACAACGG gTGTCTGTTCGACAGTCAGCTGACAGGCTCCAGTTCTCAGTTCTTGCCTCGATCTCAGGATGACAAACTGCAGTTTGAGATGGAGGCGTTCAAGTTCCAGCAGGACAACAGCGGCGTG ATGTACATCACCTGCAGTTTGAGAGCCACcgcagcagcagctgttgacACCATAAACAAGGCCTGTTCATTCTCCAACGG GTGGAAGGAGGCCAGTGGCAGCCATCACGCCTGTTCCTGCTGTGACACAAGCTGTGGCACAAGTATCAAGAGTGACCTGACTGGAGCAG GTGCTCAGTGGGAACATGAAACAGCTGTTGGACCAATCACAGTGAAGGAGAAACCTCTAAGCCGGGGGGAAAAATAA